In a single window of the Arthrobacter sp. StoSoilA2 genome:
- the lysS gene encoding lysine--tRNA ligase, which translates to MTSANTPALNTSAEPIDASEQMRIRMDKRAKLIERGTEAYPVGVERTHSLSEIREKYAHLEADETTGDIVGVTGRVVFVRNTGKLCFATLQEGGVDGKGVRLQAMLSLANVGEEGLADWKALVDLGDHVFIKGEVISSRRGELSVMADSWSMASKALRPLPVLHAELNEETRVRQRYVDLIVRDEAREMVYKRAAITRSVRDTLDRHGYVEVETPILQLVHGGATARPFETHMNAFDQKMTLRIATELFLKRAVVGGIDRVYDMGRVFRNEGVDSTHSPEFTTLECYEAWADQFVMAERMKEIILNVSDVVGTRTIQTDAGEINLDGEWAWVAVYPGLSEAVGVEVTPDTTVDELLAIAARHEIKVDPQWDAEKIVVELFGEIVEPTLLNPTFVYNYPPSAQPLARPHREDGRLIEAWDLIIGGMERGTAFSELIDPVIQRERLTEQSRRSAAGDVEAMQLDEDFLRALEYGAPPMGGIGLGIDRLVMLFTGAGIRETILFPLLKPEGH; encoded by the coding sequence GTGACTTCCGCAAACACCCCAGCCCTGAACACCTCCGCAGAGCCCATCGATGCCAGCGAGCAGATGCGTATCCGGATGGACAAGCGCGCCAAGCTGATCGAACGTGGCACAGAGGCCTATCCTGTGGGCGTTGAGCGGACGCATTCGTTGAGCGAGATCCGCGAAAAGTATGCGCATCTGGAAGCCGACGAAACCACTGGTGACATCGTAGGCGTCACCGGCCGCGTCGTGTTCGTACGAAACACCGGCAAGCTCTGCTTTGCCACCCTCCAGGAAGGTGGCGTTGACGGCAAGGGCGTTCGTCTCCAGGCGATGCTGAGCCTGGCCAATGTGGGCGAGGAAGGGCTGGCCGATTGGAAAGCCCTGGTTGACCTTGGCGACCACGTGTTCATCAAGGGTGAAGTCATTTCCTCCCGCCGTGGTGAACTCTCCGTCATGGCCGATTCCTGGTCCATGGCCTCCAAGGCCCTGCGCCCGCTCCCGGTCCTGCACGCGGAGCTTAACGAAGAAACCCGTGTTCGCCAGCGCTACGTGGACCTCATCGTCCGCGATGAAGCGCGCGAGATGGTCTACAAGCGTGCTGCCATCACGAGGTCTGTCCGCGACACCCTTGACCGCCACGGCTACGTCGAGGTGGAGACCCCCATCCTGCAGCTGGTCCACGGTGGTGCAACGGCCCGTCCGTTCGAGACGCACATGAACGCGTTCGATCAGAAGATGACCCTGCGCATCGCCACGGAACTCTTCCTGAAGCGCGCCGTAGTGGGTGGCATCGACCGTGTCTACGACATGGGCCGCGTGTTCCGGAACGAAGGCGTGGACTCCACGCACAGCCCCGAATTCACCACCCTTGAGTGCTACGAAGCCTGGGCTGACCAGTTCGTCATGGCCGAGCGCATGAAGGAAATCATCCTGAACGTCTCGGACGTGGTTGGCACCCGTACCATCCAGACGGATGCAGGCGAGATCAACCTCGACGGCGAATGGGCCTGGGTTGCGGTGTACCCGGGGCTTTCTGAAGCGGTTGGCGTTGAAGTCACTCCCGACACCACTGTGGATGAACTGCTGGCCATTGCTGCCAGGCACGAGATCAAGGTGGACCCGCAGTGGGACGCGGAGAAGATCGTGGTTGAGCTCTTTGGCGAGATTGTGGAACCCACGCTGCTGAACCCGACGTTCGTTTACAACTACCCTCCGTCCGCTCAACCGCTTGCGCGTCCGCATCGCGAAGACGGCCGGCTCATCGAGGCATGGGACCTGATTATCGGGGGCATGGAGCGTGGCACGGCCTTCTCCGAACTCATTGATCCCGTTATCCAGCGCGAACGGCTTACGGAGCAGTCACGCCGTTCTGCTGCCGGCGACGTAGAGGCCATGCAACTGGACGAAGACTTCCTTCGCGCCCTTGAATACGGTGCCCCACCCATGGGTGGTATCGGGCTCGGCATCGATCGCCTCGTCATGTTGTTCACTGGCGCAGGTATCCGCGAAACCATTCTGTTCCCTTTGCTGAAGCCTGAAGGACACTGA
- a CDS encoding alpha/beta hydrolase, translated as MRERTIKTHDGGKLALYTYGAEDAPGERRVVLIGGAFLTALIYRPFSIALAKGLGEGWAVDVYDRRGRGNSSDQPHNYSMVTEIADVRTIMDATDARNILGHSLGGSVALNAAQAFAGTHHQPDRLAVYDAAVNIDGSMDTDWMAGFEDSVNKGNINLALARMRRGMHPGSALARIPEPLLVGLMAVVSRTKVNKMFRELMPSGVGELKAAFDATETPRDFSALPPNTHFMVGKKSPQYYKVTAARLHAAVPGSTLEISPKGFHGSVPAAVNELVMDISDYFRS; from the coding sequence GTGAGGGAACGCACCATCAAAACGCACGACGGCGGCAAGCTCGCCTTGTACACCTACGGCGCGGAAGACGCACCCGGGGAGCGCCGCGTGGTCCTGATCGGCGGCGCATTCCTCACAGCCCTGATCTATCGGCCCTTTTCCATCGCCCTCGCGAAAGGCCTCGGCGAGGGGTGGGCCGTGGACGTCTACGATCGCAGGGGCCGCGGCAACTCAAGCGATCAACCACACAACTACTCCATGGTCACGGAAATTGCGGACGTGCGCACCATCATGGATGCTACCGATGCAAGGAACATCCTCGGCCACAGCCTGGGCGGGTCGGTGGCCCTCAACGCTGCGCAGGCGTTTGCCGGCACGCACCACCAACCGGACCGGCTCGCCGTCTACGACGCCGCCGTGAACATCGACGGAAGCATGGATACGGATTGGATGGCCGGTTTCGAAGACTCCGTGAACAAGGGCAATATCAACCTTGCACTGGCCCGCATGAGGCGGGGAATGCATCCCGGAAGTGCCCTGGCCCGGATCCCTGAACCTCTGCTCGTGGGCCTCATGGCCGTGGTTTCGCGAACCAAAGTCAACAAGATGTTCCGCGAACTCATGCCATCCGGCGTCGGAGAACTCAAAGCTGCCTTCGACGCCACGGAAACTCCGCGTGACTTCTCCGCCCTTCCTCCCAATACCCACTTCATGGTGGGCAAGAAGAGCCCGCAGTACTACAAGGTGACCGCAGCGCGTTTGCACGCCGCTGTTCCCGGAAGCACCCTCGAGATATCGCCAAAGGGCTTCCACGGTTCCGTTCCAGCCGCCGTGAACGAACTCGTGATGGACATCTCCGACTACTTCAGAAGCTGA
- a CDS encoding Lsr2 family protein, with translation MAQKVKIILVDDLDEGSADETVRFGLDGVSYEMDLSTANAESLRKALEPYVAKARKTSSGRATRGRATATRNQDSAQIRQWARDNGYTVNSRGRIQAEIQEAYQKANS, from the coding sequence ATGGCACAGAAAGTTAAAATCATCCTCGTCGATGACCTGGATGAAGGGTCAGCGGACGAAACTGTCCGTTTCGGGCTGGACGGCGTTAGCTACGAGATGGACTTGTCCACGGCTAACGCAGAATCTCTGCGCAAAGCACTGGAGCCCTACGTAGCCAAGGCCAGGAAGACCTCTTCGGGCCGTGCAACACGTGGCCGTGCGACTGCAACCCGAAACCAGGATTCGGCACAGATCCGTCAATGGGCTCGTGACAACGGTTACACCGTAAACAGCCGCGGACGTATTCAGGCTGAAATTCAGGAAGCGTACCAGAAGGCCAATTCCTGA
- a CDS encoding alpha/beta hydrolase — protein sequence METWTVETDDGGGQLEVHTFRPASEASIPGSHAPAEPSGVVVVHGTLVTDSLYWPFARTLGTMLGRPVHCYNRRGRGRSAPQPPGYSAGTEIADLRGVMRSTGSKDVVAHSYGGFVALQAARSTEINRLVTYDAAVSLSGNLHGRWRPELEAAVTAGQLDHAWAHLVQGLGTAGPISYLPMGALRMLSILSAQTRLGSEMRSLLPTAVAEMRAVLDADAHLHDFTSLATPTLMLSGGWSPSYFAETGRILAGAVPAIDFAIVPLQFHEGPLRPGRRLAARIARFLSGGTAPMPARPRISR from the coding sequence GTGGAGACGTGGACAGTTGAAACGGACGACGGCGGCGGGCAGCTTGAGGTGCACACCTTCCGGCCGGCGTCGGAAGCCTCGATTCCCGGTTCGCACGCACCTGCGGAACCGTCCGGCGTCGTCGTGGTCCATGGGACTTTGGTGACCGATTCCCTGTACTGGCCGTTCGCGCGGACCTTGGGCACCATGCTGGGACGGCCTGTCCATTGCTATAACCGCCGGGGCCGCGGACGTTCGGCGCCACAACCGCCAGGCTACTCCGCCGGCACCGAGATCGCAGACCTCCGGGGGGTGATGCGCAGTACCGGTTCAAAGGATGTCGTGGCGCACAGTTATGGCGGTTTCGTAGCCCTTCAGGCTGCTCGCAGCACGGAGATCAACCGCTTGGTCACCTACGATGCTGCCGTCTCGTTATCAGGAAATCTCCATGGCCGGTGGCGTCCGGAATTGGAAGCCGCAGTTACCGCAGGCCAACTGGACCACGCGTGGGCCCATCTGGTGCAGGGTTTGGGAACCGCCGGCCCCATCTCATACCTGCCCATGGGGGCATTACGGATGCTGAGCATCCTCTCAGCGCAGACCCGGCTGGGTTCGGAGATGCGCTCCCTGTTGCCCACCGCCGTCGCCGAAATGCGCGCGGTCCTGGACGCCGACGCGCATCTTCACGATTTCACCTCGCTCGCGACCCCAACACTCATGCTTAGCGGTGGCTGGAGTCCGTCCTACTTCGCAGAAACCGGCCGCATCCTTGCCGGAGCGGTTCCAGCCATCGATTTCGCTATTGTCCCCTTGCAGTTCCATGAAGGTCCCCTGCGGCCCGGCAGGCGGCTTGCAGCCCGAATCGCCCGCTTCCTTTCAGGAGGCACCGCCCCGATGCCAGCGCGTCCCAGGATAAGCCGGTGA
- a CDS encoding glycosyltransferase, which produces MRVLMICPGTRGDVAPMAGLGSRLQKLGYEVSIAANPAYAHLVVRSGCEYRPLPGDLARIIKRATPGGAKSSGGMLTTWRELSEYMDQAATGTLAAVEAGADVILANSVAPYAYDVAEAVGIPAVGAHLQPVEPSADYPPVLLGSARNLGGLGNRIIGERVLAGPAPYDAPSARLRHELGLPKLSRQAAERRRARASSTVLHGISPTVLPRPTDWRPGLVMAGYWWPAPEPEWSPSAELEDFLSAGPPPVFVGFGSSAALEAGFVLEAIRRAGVRAVLQGAGDLSDDDAIGIGAVPHEWLFPRMAAVAHHAGSGTTAAGLRAGVPTVCVPVYTDQPLWAARVAALGAGPRPVPYKGLTVERLAYAIREAVSTPSYAARAKVLAARIGNEDGTAAVLQTLRNLPTGSQLSAL; this is translated from the coding sequence ATGCGAGTATTGATGATTTGTCCGGGGACGCGCGGAGATGTCGCCCCCATGGCAGGGCTCGGCAGTCGTCTGCAAAAGCTGGGCTACGAGGTGTCCATCGCTGCCAACCCCGCGTACGCGCACCTCGTGGTCAGGTCCGGGTGTGAGTATCGTCCTCTTCCCGGCGACCTTGCCAGGATCATCAAGCGTGCTACACCGGGTGGAGCAAAGTCGTCCGGCGGCATGCTCACCACCTGGCGGGAGCTGAGCGAGTACATGGATCAAGCGGCCACCGGGACCCTGGCTGCGGTTGAGGCGGGTGCGGACGTCATCCTGGCTAATTCCGTGGCGCCATATGCCTACGACGTCGCTGAAGCGGTTGGAATTCCAGCGGTGGGCGCGCATCTGCAGCCGGTGGAACCCAGCGCAGACTACCCTCCTGTGCTGCTGGGGTCCGCCCGGAACCTGGGCGGGCTGGGCAACCGGATTATTGGCGAGCGGGTCCTGGCCGGACCTGCCCCCTATGATGCCCCGAGTGCAAGGCTTCGCCACGAGTTGGGCCTGCCGAAGCTGTCACGCCAAGCTGCCGAGCGACGTCGAGCCAGGGCGAGCAGCACGGTCCTCCATGGGATCAGCCCCACAGTTCTACCGCGACCGACGGACTGGCGCCCTGGGTTGGTCATGGCGGGGTACTGGTGGCCGGCGCCCGAGCCGGAATGGAGTCCGTCCGCGGAACTGGAGGACTTTCTATCCGCAGGGCCACCGCCGGTGTTCGTCGGGTTTGGAAGCAGCGCTGCGCTGGAGGCCGGTTTCGTTCTTGAGGCCATCAGGCGGGCGGGCGTCAGGGCGGTGCTGCAGGGTGCGGGGGACCTCTCGGACGATGATGCGATCGGCATCGGTGCGGTCCCGCACGAATGGTTGTTTCCGAGGATGGCGGCAGTCGCGCACCATGCGGGCTCCGGCACCACCGCTGCCGGCCTCCGCGCTGGTGTCCCCACGGTCTGCGTCCCGGTGTATACGGACCAACCGCTGTGGGCTGCCCGGGTTGCTGCCCTCGGCGCAGGGCCCCGGCCGGTTCCCTACAAGGGGCTCACCGTTGAGCGATTGGCGTACGCCATCCGGGAAGCTGTCAGCACCCCGTCCTACGCAGCCCGGGCAAAAGTCCTCGCTGCGCGGATCGGGAACGAAGACGGGACCGCCGCCGTGCTGCAGACGCTCCGCAACCTCCCAACTGGGTCGCAGTTAAGCGCGTTATGA
- a CDS encoding alpha/beta hydrolase translates to MTREIITTKDGGHLEVLTTGGDLAAAGSGIVVVPASMVTATDYTRFAQKLSESLGRPVHTFNRRGRGESSPQPEDYTLEADIRDLDSVMKHTSSTDVFGHSFGGAVALHAARTLPVERLAVYDPAVSVNHSVKADWTPEYERATAAGDYDRGLAVLIKGVETGGAFARMPLSMLTLATKLTAGTPMGKQMRELMTCGVREIKAVIAADMPAEPFLELPLETLIVVGEKSPAYFGVACGQIHDVLSGSSYTILPGFGHDGPNKAPDKLIAELSGFFSG, encoded by the coding sequence ATGACGCGCGAGATCATCACCACAAAGGACGGCGGACACCTCGAGGTACTGACTACGGGCGGTGACCTGGCAGCTGCAGGCTCCGGTATCGTGGTGGTGCCTGCCTCAATGGTCACGGCCACCGACTACACACGTTTCGCGCAGAAACTGAGCGAGTCCCTTGGCCGGCCCGTCCACACCTTTAACCGCCGCGGACGCGGTGAATCCTCTCCGCAGCCGGAGGACTACACCCTCGAAGCCGACATCCGCGATCTTGACTCAGTCATGAAACACACATCCAGCACGGACGTATTCGGGCACAGCTTCGGCGGCGCCGTCGCACTGCATGCGGCACGCACCTTACCGGTTGAGCGACTCGCCGTTTACGATCCCGCCGTCTCGGTCAACCACAGCGTCAAAGCCGACTGGACGCCGGAATATGAACGCGCGACGGCGGCAGGAGACTACGATCGCGGCCTCGCCGTACTCATCAAGGGAGTAGAGACCGGCGGGGCCTTCGCGCGCATGCCCCTCTCGATGTTGACGCTCGCCACCAAGCTGACCGCCGGAACACCCATGGGCAAGCAGATGCGGGAACTGATGACGTGCGGAGTCCGCGAAATCAAGGCTGTGATAGCCGCGGACATGCCCGCCGAGCCGTTCCTGGAGCTGCCCCTTGAAACGCTGATCGTGGTGGGCGAGAAAAGCCCCGCATACTTCGGGGTGGCCTGCGGCCAGATCCACGACGTCCTATCCGGCTCGAGCTACACCATCCTCCCCGGGTTCGGGCACGATGGCCCCAACAAAGCGCCCGACAAGCTCATCGCAGAATTGTCTGGGTTCTTCTCGGGCTAG
- a CDS encoding HhH-GPD-type base excision DNA repair protein produces MGRMELHITGDAAADQLLSDDAFALLTGMLLDQQVTMESAFAGPEKIRARLGSLDPGTIADYDPAGFVEVFKERPAVHRFPGSMAGRVQALAETVHRDWNGDAAAIWTSGNPDGDEVLRRLKALPGFGEQKAKIFLALLGKQCGLQANGWREAAGHYGEEGSYLSVADIVDPDSLVKVRASKQAAKAAAKASKATGG; encoded by the coding sequence ATGGGACGCATGGAACTGCACATCACAGGAGATGCCGCCGCCGACCAGCTATTGAGTGACGATGCCTTCGCATTGCTGACCGGAATGTTGCTCGATCAACAGGTGACCATGGAGTCGGCATTTGCCGGTCCAGAGAAGATCCGTGCGCGCCTTGGGTCACTGGATCCTGGCACGATCGCAGACTACGACCCCGCAGGCTTCGTGGAGGTATTCAAGGAACGCCCTGCCGTGCATCGTTTCCCAGGCTCCATGGCTGGCAGAGTCCAAGCCCTGGCCGAAACGGTACACCGGGATTGGAACGGAGACGCTGCGGCAATCTGGACCAGCGGCAATCCCGACGGCGATGAGGTACTGCGCCGGCTTAAGGCATTGCCTGGATTCGGAGAGCAGAAAGCGAAAATCTTCCTGGCCCTGCTTGGTAAGCAATGCGGCCTTCAAGCCAATGGATGGCGGGAAGCAGCGGGGCACTACGGCGAAGAGGGTTCATACCTCTCTGTTGCCGACATCGTCGACCCCGACTCCTTGGTCAAAGTTCGCGCCAGCAAACAAGCGGCCAAGGCGGCTGCAAAGGCTTCCAAGGCAACGGGCGGCTAA
- a CDS encoding HNH endonuclease, producing the protein MDGVLERAEATEVSGLPVPGGSGVQELLAVLDSFRVSADSNELIDQIRGLEDAKSAIAALQARAAVAFDLAQRREQTASGVPSPDLGQGVGAQIALARRESPNRGSRLLGLAKALVSEMPRTMAALETGQLNEWRATIPWHNGGPTSLANSAGLCEACNHTKENPGRNAKTIPGSRHHLEISTPTGHTYQSKAPPLPANAAAAT; encoded by the coding sequence ATGGACGGCGTTCTGGAGCGGGCTGAGGCTACTGAGGTTTCGGGCCTGCCTGTGCCTGGTGGCTCTGGGGTTCAGGAGCTGCTGGCCGTGCTGGACTCTTTCCGGGTCAGCGCGGACAGCAACGAGTTGATCGATCAGATTCGCGGACTGGAAGACGCGAAATCAGCGATCGCGGCGTTGCAGGCGCGGGCAGCGGTCGCGTTTGACCTGGCCCAGCGCCGCGAACAAACCGCCAGCGGCGTCCCCTCCCCGGATCTCGGTCAGGGGGTTGGCGCGCAGATCGCCCTGGCGCGGCGGGAATCACCCAACCGTGGTTCCCGCCTCCTCGGACTCGCCAAGGCGCTCGTGTCCGAGATGCCCCGCACCATGGCCGCCCTGGAAACCGGACAACTGAACGAATGGCGGGCCACCATCCCGTGGCACAACGGCGGACCCACCAGCCTCGCCAACAGCGCAGGGCTCTGCGAAGCCTGCAACCACACCAAAGAAAACCCCGGCCGCAACGCCAAAACAATCCCCGGCAGCCGACATCACCTCGAAATCAGCACCCCCACCGGCCACACCTACCAATCCAAAGCCCCACCACTGCCAGCGAATGCGGCCGCTGCGACATGA
- a CDS encoding ATP-dependent Clp protease ATP-binding subunit, which translates to MFERFTDRARRVVVLAQEEARMLNHNYIGTEHILLGLIHEGEGVAAKALESLSISLDGVREQVQEIIGQGQQAPSGHIPFTPRAKKVLELSLREALQLGHNYIGTEHILLGLIREGEGVAAQVLVKLGADLNRVRQQVIQLLSGYQGKETAGSGSSQGQPEGTPAGSVVLDQFGRNLTQAARENKLDPVIGREQEMERVMQVLSRRTKNNPVLIGEPGVGKTAVVEGLAQAIVRGDVPETIKDKQLYTLDLGSLVAGSRYRGDFEERLKKVLKEIRTRGDIILFIDEIHTLVGAGAAEGAIDAASILKPMLARGELQTIGATTLDEYRKHIEKDAALERRFQPIQVKEPSVAHAIEILKGLRDRYEAHHRVTITDGALASAAQLAERYISDRFLPDKAIDLIDEAGARLRIRRMTAPPELKAMDERIADVKMEKESAIDAQDFEGAASLRDKEQKLIAERAEKERNWKSGGMDDISEVDEDLIAEVLANSTGIPVFKLTEEESSRLLKMEDELHKRVVGQDEAIKALSQAIRRTRAGLKDPKRPGGSFIFAGPTGVGKTELAKALAEFLFGEEDALITLDMSEYSEKHTVSRLFGAPPGYVGYEEGGQLTEKVRRRPFSVVLFDEVEKAHADLFNSLLQILEDGRLTDSQGRVVDFKNTVIIMTTNLGTRDISKSVATGFQSGTDTQTGYNRMRARVTEELKQHFRPEFLNRVDDVVVFPQLTQDEIIEIVDMFVTRLERRLKDKDMGIELTTAAKVLLATRGYDPAMGARPLRRTIQREIEDQLSEKILFGELHSGDIVVVDVDGEGDDAKFTFAGNAKPRIPEIAPTA; encoded by the coding sequence ATGTTTGAGAGATTTACGGACCGTGCCCGTCGCGTGGTTGTCCTTGCCCAAGAAGAGGCACGGATGCTCAACCACAATTACATTGGTACCGAGCACATCCTCTTGGGTCTGATCCACGAGGGTGAAGGCGTTGCCGCAAAGGCGCTTGAATCCCTGAGCATTTCGCTCGATGGCGTCCGCGAACAGGTGCAGGAGATCATCGGCCAGGGCCAGCAGGCTCCATCCGGGCACATCCCCTTCACCCCGCGCGCCAAGAAGGTGCTTGAGCTTTCGCTCCGCGAAGCACTGCAGCTCGGCCACAATTACATTGGTACCGAGCACATCCTGCTCGGCCTCATCCGCGAGGGCGAAGGCGTTGCTGCCCAGGTACTGGTCAAGCTTGGCGCGGACCTCAACAGGGTCCGCCAGCAGGTCATCCAGCTGCTTTCCGGCTACCAGGGCAAGGAAACCGCGGGTTCGGGTTCCAGCCAGGGCCAGCCGGAGGGAACCCCGGCAGGTTCGGTGGTTCTGGACCAGTTCGGACGCAACCTCACCCAGGCTGCCCGCGAGAACAAGCTCGATCCCGTGATCGGCCGCGAGCAGGAGATGGAACGCGTCATGCAGGTCCTCTCCCGCCGCACCAAGAACAACCCAGTGCTCATCGGTGAGCCCGGCGTCGGTAAGACGGCCGTCGTCGAGGGCCTTGCCCAGGCGATTGTCCGCGGCGACGTCCCGGAGACCATCAAGGACAAGCAGCTGTACACGCTGGACCTTGGTTCACTGGTTGCCGGCTCCCGTTACCGTGGTGACTTCGAAGAGCGCCTGAAGAAGGTCCTCAAGGAGATCCGCACGCGCGGCGACATCATCCTCTTCATTGACGAGATCCACACCCTCGTTGGTGCCGGTGCTGCTGAAGGCGCCATCGATGCTGCGTCCATTCTGAAGCCGATGCTTGCCCGTGGTGAACTCCAGACCATTGGTGCCACCACGCTGGATGAGTACCGCAAGCACATTGAGAAGGACGCTGCCCTTGAGCGCCGCTTCCAGCCGATCCAGGTCAAGGAGCCTTCCGTCGCTCATGCGATCGAGATCCTCAAGGGCCTGCGGGACCGCTACGAGGCACACCACCGCGTAACGATTACCGACGGCGCCCTCGCCTCAGCCGCGCAGCTGGCCGAACGCTACATCTCGGACCGCTTCCTGCCGGACAAGGCGATCGACCTCATCGATGAAGCCGGTGCACGCCTGCGTATCCGCCGCATGACCGCTCCGCCGGAGCTCAAGGCCATGGACGAGCGCATTGCCGACGTCAAGATGGAGAAGGAATCCGCCATCGACGCCCAGGACTTTGAGGGTGCCGCTTCGCTGCGCGACAAAGAGCAGAAGCTCATTGCCGAACGCGCTGAGAAGGAACGCAACTGGAAGTCCGGCGGCATGGATGACATCTCCGAGGTTGATGAAGACCTGATCGCCGAGGTCCTCGCGAACTCCACCGGCATTCCCGTCTTCAAGCTCACCGAGGAAGAGTCTTCGCGCCTCCTCAAGATGGAAGACGAACTGCACAAGCGCGTCGTCGGCCAGGACGAGGCCATCAAGGCCCTGTCGCAGGCTATCCGCCGCACACGTGCAGGCCTGAAGGACCCCAAGCGTCCCGGTGGCTCGTTCATCTTCGCCGGGCCTACGGGTGTCGGCAAGACCGAGCTCGCCAAGGCCCTTGCCGAGTTCCTGTTCGGTGAAGAGGATGCCCTCATCACGCTGGACATGTCCGAGTACTCCGAGAAGCACACGGTTTCGCGTCTCTTCGGTGCACCTCCGGGCTATGTCGGCTACGAAGAAGGCGGCCAGCTGACCGAGAAGGTTCGTCGCCGTCCATTCTCCGTGGTCCTGTTCGACGAAGTTGAGAAGGCCCACGCGGACCTCTTCAACTCGCTCCTGCAGATCCTGGAAGATGGCCGACTGACCGACTCCCAGGGCCGCGTGGTGGACTTCAAGAACACCGTGATCATCATGACCACCAACCTGGGTACCCGCGATATCTCAAAGAGCGTCGCTACGGGCTTCCAGTCCGGCACGGATACCCAGACTGGCTACAACCGGATGCGCGCCCGGGTCACGGAGGAGCTCAAGCAGCACTTCCGCCCCGAGTTCCTCAACCGTGTTGACGACGTCGTGGTGTTCCCGCAGCTCACCCAGGACGAGATCATCGAGATCGTGGACATGTTCGTTACCCGCCTGGAGCGCCGCCTCAAGGACAAGGACATGGGCATCGAGCTCACCACGGCAGCAAAGGTTCTTCTGGCCACCCGTGGCTACGATCCCGCAATGGGTGCCCGGCCGCTGCGCCGCACCATCCAGCGCGAGATCGAGGACCAGCTCTCCGAGAAGATCCTCTTCGGCGAATTGCACTCCGGTGACATCGTTGTGGTGGATGTGGACGGCGAAGGTGACGACGCCAAGTTCACGTTTGCAGGCAACGCCAAGCCGCGGATCCCGGAGATCGCTCCTACCGCATAA